A part of Perca fluviatilis chromosome 15, GENO_Pfluv_1.0, whole genome shotgun sequence genomic DNA contains:
- the si:dkeyp-113d7.10 gene encoding replication initiator 1: protein MEVFSPDDDAADGQRKSTAPPPPPGPPLSPKGSSGRRSSASMLHRLLTLPSQLLEEDEDAAAAAANETLAALAIEGVADRQDSVEPPAGRPGLSPPATREEEEEEEEEDEDKGRKKKRRRVWSECEECGRRFSRMSLLKAHRQTHVADNAGAADTSSPSSPPGGGGASALRCSHCGKRFSSMTRLHSHVRTQHPGNRT from the exons ATGGAGGTGTTTTCTCCGGACGACGACGCTGCAGACGGCCAGAGGAAGAGCACCGCACCCCCGCCGCCGCCAGGACCCCCGCTCAGCCCCAAAG GGTCTTCGGGCCGCCGCTCCTCGGCGTCGATGCTTCACCGTCTCCTCACGCTGCCGTCtcagctgctggaggaggacgaggacgcCGCCGCCGCTGCCGCCAACGAGACGCTCGCCGCGCTGGCCATCGAAGGCGTCGCCGACCGGCAAGACAGCGTGGAGCCACCGGCCGGTCGCCCTGGCCTCTCGCCCCCGGCAAccagggaggaggaagaggaggaggaagaagaggacgaGGACAAAGGGAGGAag AAGAAGAGGCGGAGGGTTTGGTCCGAGTGTGAGGAATGCGGGCGCCGGTTCAGCCGGATGTCTCTCCTGAAAGCTCACCGTCAGACTCACGTCGCCGATAACGCCGGCGCCGCCGACACATCGTCTCCTTCGTCCCCGCCCGGAGGCGGCGGAGCCTCGGCGCTACGCTGCTCGCACTGCGGGAAGAGGTTCTCCTCGATGACGCGTCTCCACAGCCACGTCCGGACCCAGCACCCCGGGAACAGGACCTGA